A genomic stretch from Zeimonas sediminis includes:
- a CDS encoding DUF748 domain-containing protein — MAVALVALWGLLLRFVAPGLLRDAIGTQLAELTGRPASVERIEIEPYALVFRLHGLKVGEQSDGSAGAPARSHARLALLEADLSWRSLRHLAPVLERLVLVEPAVFVARDADGVYDGTDIVERLAAPGPEAPPETGPARFSVANIELRDGSAGLDDRKLDVRHEATAIGLRIPFVSSLPVDQEIRVEPGLELTLDGAPIQANGQLLPFADTRTGELAVKLESFDLTRWLPHLPELPVKLVSAALASELTVAFAAPEGEPAQVTVRGKAGLGGVELRQPDDRALLKLPALELADVEFDLLGSRLSVGRLAIGRPEIAIERRAGEARFLEPVMRALETRPVSGAGAPPAAQADSPAGRLSWFIGTIAVDEGRLLFDDRAFSPKPLRFELSALQFEASGLGQPQAQPAALKLSARGGNGEMLAGSAQLALAPLAVDGEASLAEVPAVPWAWLVGPSLALDVRAGELAASTRFQVRAADGSGGQAVGWKLTDGKLGVRSLALADGKREVVRAGGFSVERVAVDPASRSVSVGSVALGDARIALRRDATAAFDAAGWWRAAGAPGEGAGKGGSSDPGGSGSQGGATPTGDDEAWRVAVDRVEIDGSEVVLEYAAVRGERFPPLRVGAIAVEARDFATDSKRPVQLTASATVGQGGRLSARGTVMPATGAVSLTLAARSLPLPAAQPWLPPQVNASLASGALSADGRLRLSVAAGREPRGDWQGALAVTDLNARLKREAAAAIPAAMVREGADPADLLSWKSLRLSATRVTFSPLFVDLGDIELAGLRSRLVIQPNGRFNLQEVIEGPNAGGANGKPAPAGGAASAAASAGGAGIADGSPDGRPPLADDGPPMPAAEAPAARSEPPPKTDPPPLRIGRIELADGNVDFSDYFIQPNYSANLTGLAGSVGEMGGGKVADLKLDGRIDNTGSVTIAGRIDPIGEPLFLDLRADARDIDLPALSPYSGKYVGYGIKKGKLSASVEYRVESGQLSAQNQIVLDQLTFGEPVESPDALKLPVLFAVSLLKDRNGVIDVRLPISGSLDDPQFSIGGIVLRIIGNLIVKAVAAPFSLIAGLVGGSAEELSRLDFAPAGAALDDKARERLAALAKALTERPGLKLDVAGRWTAADRQAMQLAQLEARLKRIRHAMAGTDEKLPITAEQRPALLSQAWLMGRVPAPAPKDLPSAEAMQKELVEATALPDGALRELANRRAQAVKDWLAADGGIEPGRLFLTAPKEGGAADPEQAAGVELSLK; from the coding sequence GTGGCCGTCGCGCTCGTCGCGCTGTGGGGGCTGCTGCTGCGCTTCGTCGCGCCCGGGCTGTTGCGTGACGCGATCGGGACCCAGCTCGCCGAGCTGACCGGCCGGCCGGCGAGCGTCGAGCGGATCGAGATCGAGCCCTATGCGCTGGTCTTCAGGCTGCACGGCCTGAAGGTCGGCGAGCAGAGCGACGGCAGCGCGGGCGCGCCGGCCCGCAGCCACGCGCGGCTCGCGCTGCTCGAGGCCGACCTGTCGTGGCGCTCGCTGCGGCACCTGGCGCCGGTGCTCGAGCGGCTCGTGCTGGTGGAGCCGGCCGTGTTCGTCGCGCGCGACGCCGACGGCGTCTACGACGGCACCGACATCGTCGAGCGGCTGGCCGCGCCCGGGCCGGAAGCGCCGCCGGAGACGGGGCCCGCCCGCTTCTCGGTGGCCAACATCGAGTTGCGCGACGGCAGCGCGGGCCTGGACGATCGCAAGCTCGACGTCAGGCACGAGGCGACGGCGATCGGGCTGCGAATTCCCTTCGTGTCGAGCCTGCCGGTCGACCAGGAGATCCGGGTCGAGCCCGGCCTCGAGCTCACGCTCGACGGGGCGCCGATCCAGGCGAACGGCCAGCTGCTGCCCTTCGCCGACACGCGCACCGGCGAGCTCGCCGTCAAGCTCGAGTCCTTCGACCTGACCCGCTGGCTGCCGCACCTGCCCGAGTTGCCGGTCAAGCTGGTCTCGGCCGCGCTGGCGAGCGAGCTCACCGTGGCCTTCGCCGCGCCCGAGGGCGAGCCGGCCCAGGTGACCGTGCGGGGCAAGGCGGGGCTCGGCGGCGTGGAGTTGCGCCAGCCCGACGATCGCGCGCTGCTGAAGCTGCCCGCGCTCGAGCTCGCGGATGTCGAGTTCGACCTGCTGGGCTCGCGGCTCTCGGTCGGCAGGCTGGCGATCGGCCGGCCCGAGATCGCGATCGAGCGGCGCGCCGGCGAGGCGAGATTCCTCGAGCCGGTGATGCGCGCGCTGGAGACACGGCCGGTCTCTGGCGCGGGCGCCCCGCCTGCCGCGCAGGCCGACTCTCCGGCGGGTAGGCTGTCCTGGTTCATCGGAACGATCGCGGTCGACGAAGGGCGGCTTCTGTTCGACGACCGGGCCTTCTCGCCGAAGCCCCTGCGCTTCGAGTTGAGCGCGTTGCAGTTCGAGGCCAGCGGCCTCGGCCAGCCGCAGGCGCAGCCGGCGGCGCTGAAGCTCTCGGCCCGCGGCGGCAACGGCGAGATGCTGGCCGGCAGCGCGCAGCTCGCGCTTGCGCCGCTCGCGGTCGACGGCGAGGCGTCGCTCGCCGAGGTGCCAGCGGTCCCGTGGGCCTGGCTGGTCGGCCCGTCGCTCGCGCTCGACGTGCGGGCAGGCGAGCTCGCCGCGTCGACCCGCTTCCAGGTTCGCGCCGCCGATGGCTCGGGCGGCCAGGCGGTCGGCTGGAAGCTCACCGACGGCAAGCTGGGCGTGCGCTCGCTCGCGCTCGCCGACGGCAAGCGGGAAGTCGTGCGCGCGGGGGGCTTCTCGGTCGAGCGGGTCGCGGTCGATCCGGCCTCGCGCAGCGTTTCGGTCGGCTCGGTCGCGCTCGGCGATGCCCGGATCGCGCTTCGGCGCGACGCGACGGCTGCGTTCGATGCCGCCGGTTGGTGGCGGGCAGCCGGCGCGCCGGGCGAAGGCGCGGGCAAGGGCGGCTCCAGTGACCCGGGCGGCTCCGGCTCGCAAGGCGGCGCGACGCCGACGGGCGACGACGAGGCTTGGCGGGTCGCGGTCGATCGGGTCGAGATCGACGGCTCCGAGGTCGTGCTCGAGTACGCGGCGGTGCGGGGCGAGCGCTTCCCTCCGCTGCGCGTCGGCGCGATCGCGGTCGAGGCTCGCGACTTCGCGACCGACTCGAAGCGGCCTGTGCAGTTGACGGCTTCCGCCACGGTCGGGCAGGGCGGCAGGCTGTCGGCGCGCGGTACCGTCATGCCGGCCACCGGCGCCGTCTCGCTGACCCTGGCGGCGCGGTCGCTGCCACTGCCTGCGGCCCAGCCCTGGCTGCCTCCCCAGGTCAACGCGTCGCTCGCCTCCGGCGCGCTGTCCGCCGACGGCCGGCTCCGGTTGTCCGTCGCTGCCGGTCGCGAGCCGCGCGGCGACTGGCAAGGCGCGCTGGCGGTGACGGACCTGAACGCGCGCCTGAAACGGGAAGCCGCGGCGGCGATCCCGGCCGCCATGGTCCGCGAGGGCGCGGATCCGGCCGACCTGCTGAGCTGGAAATCGCTGCGGCTATCGGCCACGCGGGTCACGTTCTCGCCGCTGTTCGTGGATCTCGGCGACATAGAGCTCGCCGGCCTTCGATCGCGCCTGGTCATCCAGCCCAACGGGCGCTTCAACCTGCAGGAGGTGATCGAGGGCCCGAACGCCGGGGGCGCGAACGGCAAGCCTGCCCCGGCGGGTGGCGCAGCCTCGGCGGCGGCGTCCGCCGGCGGCGCCGGCATTGCCGACGGCTCGCCCGACGGCCGCCCGCCGCTCGCCGACGACGGGCCGCCGATGCCGGCCGCCGAGGCGCCCGCCGCGCGCAGCGAGCCGCCGCCGAAGACCGACCCGCCGCCGCTGCGGATCGGGCGCATCGAGCTGGCCGACGGCAACGTCGACTTCAGCGACTACTTTATCCAGCCGAACTATTCGGCCAACCTGACCGGGCTGGCCGGCTCGGTCGGCGAGATGGGCGGCGGGAAGGTGGCCGATCTGAAGCTCGACGGCCGCATCGACAATACCGGCTCGGTGACGATCGCCGGGCGCATCGACCCGATCGGCGAGCCGCTGTTCCTGGACCTGCGCGCCGATGCGCGCGACATCGACTTGCCGGCGCTGTCGCCGTACTCGGGCAAGTACGTCGGCTACGGCATCAAGAAGGGCAAGCTGTCGGCCAGCGTCGAGTACCGGGTCGAGAGCGGCCAGCTCAGCGCGCAGAACCAGATCGTGCTGGACCAGCTCACCTTCGGGGAGCCGGTGGAGAGCCCCGACGCGCTGAAGCTGCCGGTGCTGTTCGCGGTCTCGCTGCTGAAGGACCGCAACGGTGTCATCGACGTGCGCCTGCCGATCAGCGGCTCCCTGGACGATCCGCAGTTCAGCATCGGCGGCATCGTGTTGCGGATCATCGGCAACCTGATCGTGAAGGCGGTCGCCGCGCCGTTCTCGCTGATCGCCGGGCTGGTCGGCGGTTCGGCCGAGGAACTGTCCCGGCTCGATTTCGCGCCAGCCGGGGCCGCGCTCGACGACAAGGCGCGCGAGCGGCTCGCCGCGCTCGCCAAGGCGCTGACCGAGCGGCCGGGCCTGAAGCTCGACGTCGCGGGACGCTGGACCGCCGCCGATCGGCAGGCGATGCAGCTGGCCCAGCTCGAGGCGCGGCTCAAGCGGATCCGGCATGCGATGGCCGGCACCGACGAGAAGCTGCCGATCACCGCCGAGCAGCGCCCGGCCTTGCTGTCGCAGGCCTGGCTGATGGGCAGGGTCCCGGCGCCGGCCCCGAAGGATCTGCCTTCCGCCGAGGCGATGCAGAAGGAACTGGTCGAGGCGACCGCGCTGCCCGACGGGGCCTTGCGCGAGCTCGCGAACCGGCGGGCGCAGGCGGTCAAGGACTGGCTGGCTGCCGACGGCGGCATCGAGCCCGGCCGGCTGTTCCTGACCGCCCCGAAGGAGGGCGGCGCCGCGGACCCGGAGCAGGCTGCCGGTGTCGAGCTCAGCCTGAAGTAG
- a CDS encoding cyclic nucleotide-binding domain-containing protein, with translation MQTTKAAAPDKTAPAGGQARTPHERLTALGLVPVGRANEYAEEIHRLMARTPLFSGLEIDETRKLGGFMYVYEAPPGVTIINEGEPGDFMMLLMDGMIDVLRRNRYNYPSRIAVAHVGHALGEMSMFDGEPRFASCVTLENCRVAVLSRDALMLVLSEEPALGNKILLKLVQLLSDRLRQTSAKLVSYLEAARDA, from the coding sequence ATGCAGACGACGAAAGCGGCGGCCCCCGACAAGACCGCGCCGGCGGGCGGCCAGGCGCGCACGCCCCACGAGCGGCTGACCGCGCTGGGGCTGGTGCCGGTCGGCCGGGCGAACGAGTACGCCGAGGAGATCCATCGCCTGATGGCGCGCACGCCGCTGTTCTCGGGGCTCGAAATCGACGAGACCCGCAAGCTGGGCGGCTTCATGTACGTCTACGAGGCGCCGCCCGGGGTCACGATCATCAACGAGGGCGAGCCCGGCGATTTCATGATGCTGCTGATGGACGGCATGATCGACGTCCTGCGGCGCAACCGCTACAACTATCCGTCGCGGATCGCCGTCGCGCACGTCGGGCACGCGCTCGGCGAGATGTCGATGTTCGACGGCGAACCGCGCTTCGCCTCCTGCGTCACGCTCGAGAACTGCCGGGTTGCGGTGCTGTCGCGCGACGCGCTGATGCTGGTGCTGAGCGAGGAGCCTGCGCTGGGCAACAAGATCCTGCTCAAGCTGGTCCAGCTGCTCTCCGACCGGCTGCGACAGACCAGCGCCAAGCTGGTTTCCTACCTCGAGGCGGCGCGCGACGCCTGA
- a CDS encoding cob(I)yrinic acid a,c-diamide adenosyltransferase: protein MGHRLSRIATRTGDDGTTGLGDGSRTGKDSLRIAAIGDVDELNSTIGLLLAEPLPDAIRDELVAIQHDLFDLGGELCIPGFENVHEAQVARLDALLERHNAELPRLQEFILPGGARTAALAHVARTVCRRAERAVVSLGREDGVRPVCRQYLNRLSDLLFVLARVLNREAGRGDVLWQKDRVKDA from the coding sequence ATGGGACACCGACTCTCGCGCATCGCCACCCGCACCGGCGACGACGGCACCACCGGACTGGGCGACGGCAGCCGCACCGGCAAGGACAGCCTCAGGATCGCGGCGATCGGCGACGTCGACGAGCTGAATTCGACGATCGGCCTGCTGCTGGCCGAGCCGTTGCCCGACGCGATCCGCGACGAGCTTGTGGCCATCCAGCATGACCTGTTCGACCTGGGCGGCGAGCTCTGCATTCCCGGCTTCGAGAACGTCCACGAAGCGCAGGTCGCCCGGCTGGACGCCCTGCTCGAACGCCACAACGCCGAGTTGCCCAGGCTCCAGGAATTCATCCTGCCCGGCGGCGCCCGCACCGCGGCGCTCGCTCACGTGGCGCGCACCGTGTGCCGGCGCGCGGAAAGGGCGGTGGTGTCGCTGGGCCGGGAAGACGGCGTGCGACCGGTCTGCAGGCAATACCTGAACCGGCTGTCGGACCTGCTGTTCGTGCTCGCCCGGGTGCTGAACCGGGAGGCCGGCCGCGGCGACGTTCTCTGGCAGAAGGACCGGGTGAAGGACGCCTGA
- the aroG gene encoding 3-deoxy-7-phosphoheptulonate synthase AroG has product MTVTTDDVRIREIKELAPPSHLLREYPIGDRAAATTFASRQAIHRILHSMDDRLLVVVGPCSIHDTKAALEYAQRLAGLRERLKDDLEIVMRVYFEKPRTTVGWKGLINDPDLDDTFNINKGLRTARSLLLDINEMGLPCGTEFLDMITPQYIADLIAWGAIGARTTESQVHRELASGLSCPVGFKNGTDGNLKIALDAIKAASQPHHFLSVTKGGHSAIVSTNGNEDCHVILRGGKAPNYDAASVDAACKEAAGAALACRLMIDASHGNSQKKPENQIPVLKDVAGQLAAGDMRIFGVMVESHLNPGRQDLVPGKPLAYGQSITDGCIGWDETTSILEHLADAVRQRRLALEE; this is encoded by the coding sequence ATGACCGTCACCACCGATGATGTCCGGATCCGCGAGATCAAGGAGCTCGCGCCGCCCTCCCACCTGCTTCGCGAATACCCGATCGGCGATCGGGCGGCGGCCACGACCTTCGCATCCCGCCAGGCGATCCACCGCATCCTGCACTCGATGGACGACCGGCTGCTCGTCGTGGTGGGGCCCTGCTCGATCCACGACACGAAGGCCGCGCTCGAGTATGCGCAGCGCCTGGCCGGGCTCCGCGAACGGCTGAAGGACGATCTCGAGATCGTCATGCGGGTCTACTTCGAGAAGCCGCGCACCACTGTGGGCTGGAAGGGGCTGATCAACGACCCCGACCTCGACGACACCTTCAACATCAACAAGGGCCTGCGCACCGCCCGCTCGCTGCTGCTCGACATCAACGAGATGGGGCTGCCCTGCGGCACCGAGTTCCTCGACATGATCACGCCGCAGTACATCGCCGACCTGATCGCCTGGGGCGCGATCGGCGCGCGCACCACCGAGTCGCAGGTGCACCGCGAGCTGGCCTCGGGGCTGTCCTGCCCGGTCGGTTTCAAGAACGGCACCGACGGCAACCTGAAGATCGCGCTCGACGCGATCAAGGCCGCCTCGCAGCCCCATCACTTCCTGTCGGTGACCAAGGGCGGCCACTCGGCGATCGTGTCGACCAACGGCAACGAGGACTGCCACGTGATCCTGCGCGGCGGCAAGGCGCCCAACTACGACGCGGCCAGCGTCGACGCGGCCTGCAAGGAGGCCGCGGGGGCCGCGCTGGCCTGCCGGCTGATGATCGACGCGAGCCACGGCAACAGCCAGAAGAAGCCCGAGAACCAGATCCCGGTGCTGAAGGACGTCGCCGGACAGCTTGCCGCCGGCGACATGCGGATCTTCGGCGTGATGGTCGAGAGCCACCTGAACCCGGGCCGCCAGGACCTGGTGCCGGGCAAGCCGCTCGCCTACGGCCAGAGCATCACCGACGGCTGCATCGGCTGGGACGAAACCACGTCCATCCTCGAGCACCTCGCCGATGCCGTTCGTCAGCGCAGGCTTGCGCTCGAGGAGTGA